The proteins below are encoded in one region of Bosea sp. BIWAKO-01:
- a CDS encoding SDR family NAD(P)-dependent oxidoreductase, translating into MSLPRMQPQDGVAWVTGASSGIGEAVALELAARGWTVAITARRLEQLEDLARRATGLPGRIVAHAGDVTDAAAMRVVVDAIESVHGPIALAFLNAGVAPVTLPGAFDIAALETALAVNTLGAAKGLAAVLERMKPRGRGHIAVNASIAGIGGLPRAAAYGASKAATIYMCEALKFDCDRLGIRLQVVNPGFVDTPLTRRHDFSMPLLMTEAVAARRIVDGFARGGFEISFPRRLSWAVKLINLLPYPVYFRAIGWFTGRAKREQA; encoded by the coding sequence ATGTCATTGCCGCGCATGCAGCCGCAGGACGGCGTCGCCTGGGTCACCGGCGCGAGTTCCGGCATCGGCGAGGCCGTCGCACTTGAACTGGCCGCTCGCGGCTGGACGGTGGCGATCACGGCGCGACGGCTGGAACAACTCGAGGATCTCGCACGACGCGCGACCGGGTTGCCCGGCCGCATCGTTGCCCATGCGGGCGACGTGACGGATGCCGCCGCAATGCGCGTGGTGGTCGATGCCATTGAGAGCGTGCATGGGCCGATCGCGCTGGCCTTCCTGAATGCCGGTGTCGCGCCAGTCACCCTACCCGGCGCGTTTGACATCGCGGCTCTCGAGACTGCTTTGGCGGTCAACACCCTTGGAGCAGCCAAGGGGCTGGCCGCCGTGCTGGAACGGATGAAGCCGCGGGGGCGTGGCCATATTGCGGTCAACGCCTCGATCGCCGGTATCGGCGGCCTGCCGAGAGCCGCCGCCTATGGCGCTTCCAAAGCGGCGACGATCTACATGTGCGAGGCGCTGAAATTCGATTGCGACAGGCTCGGCATTCGCCTTCAGGTCGTTAATCCGGGCTTCGTCGATACCCCCCTGACGCGCCGGCACGACTTCTCGATGCCGCTCCTGATGACCGAGGCCGTTGCAGCAAGACGCATCGTCGACGGTTTCGCGCGCGGCGGCTTCGAGATCAGCTTTCCCCGGCGGCTGTCATGGGCGGTCAAGCTGATCAACCTGCTGCCCTACCCGGTCTATTTCCGGGCGATCGGGTGGTTTACCGGCCGGGCGAAGCGAGAGCAGGCCTGA